A stretch of the Helicoverpa zea isolate HzStark_Cry1AcR chromosome 29, ilHelZeax1.1, whole genome shotgun sequence genome encodes the following:
- the LOC124644000 gene encoding uncharacterized protein LOC124644000 isoform X8, with protein MLLKMMPQQYCLRWKHHHSNVQNMFAQLLEKERFCDVTLYCSPSFATQVAGKDTVEPQNIRGVSLRAHRVVLAACSELLGTLLGAHEAQGEPVLVIDGAEPKHLKALLDYMYTGEMNVHHSQLASLLKTAEELRIKGLTDIRWNNKDEPPDSQAGLVATATPIEKLPDKQDPKPATKPSPKSTPEPEPRKNDCSDVEVKPGEKFNVNGGPPPLIKLPMREKSSPIKRENSDSDSPSPKRQRLTSLTEHTDEECSSIVKSEHDQEWRYGNLKVYEQDISAERVVGWGMRGSRSTSRDASDDEWADAPADIGSFLHTKLRVDGDNSADEESNESLPTRASAASSSAASASNVELRVELAKAQLAQLNKNTPSKSSPVDPRFSDVVKLSDYLQHGRRPQFWEENYVRRVMEAVRLKELEMKQAAEILGVSYGTLYGRYRDVYGCINRPYRNTSVNSIPSPPRAVREFWQAKGPSEVLERLQRGELTLDSAATALGVSIANLAAHVADFGVPEKDFEPIPIEVDPSLKMRSRTYSAGAAKTARKQATSCTVNTGDQKPPKKLVVSSVTDEEPIPATVIAAHDAKPATGNTGKWPSIRVASLDSLRGNDPPSTAPNPAPTPAPASPSALMRTRPDLTIVAARRVPDKTDDDVTT; from the exons AACGGTTCTGCGACGTGACGCTGTATTGCTCGCCGAGCTTCGCGACTCAGGTAGCCGGCAAGGACACCGTGGAACCACAGAACATACGAGGAGTTTCTTTGAGAGCACACAG GGTGGTGTTAGCAGCATGTTCAGAACTCCTCGGCACGCTACTAGGAGCGCACGAGGCACAAGGAGAGCCGGTCCTCGTGATCGATGGCGCGGAACCCAAACATCTGAAGGCGTTGCTGGATTACATGTACACTGGGGAGATGAATGTGCATCAT TCCCAACTCGCGAGTTTGTTGAAGACGGCCGAGGAGTTACGCATCAAGGGCCTCACAGATATCAGGTGGAACAATAAGGATGAACCGCCTGATTCTCAAGCAG GGCTAGTAGCAACAGCGACCCCAATAGAGAAGCTCCCCGACAAGCAAGACCCCAAGCCCGCGACCAAGCCGTCCCCCAAGTCGACTCCCGAACCGGAGCCGCGGAAAAACGACTGCAGTGACGTGGAAGTCAAACCGGGGGAGAAATTTAATGTTAACG gCGGCCCTCCACCCTTGATAAAACTACCGATGAGAGAAAAATCAAGTCCAATCAAAAGAGAAAACTCAGATTC AGATAGTCCGAGTCCCAAAAGACAGCGGCTGACAAGTTTAACGGAACACACGGACGAAGAATGTAGCAGCATTGTTAAATC aGAACATGATCAAGAATGGCGATACGGAAActta AAAGTGTATGAACAGGACATATCGGCGGAGCGGGTCGTGGGCTGGGGCATGCGCGGCTCCCGGTCCACGTCGAGAGACGCCAGCGATGACGAGTGGGCTGATGCGCCGGCTGATATCGGCTCCTTCTTACATACGAAGCTGAGGGTCGATGGTGATAATAGTGCTG acGAGGAATCAAACGAGAGCTTGCCAACGCGTGCCTCCGCGGCGTCGTCGTCCGCGGCCTCCGCCTCCAACGTCGAGTTACGCGTCGAGCTCGCTAAGGCACAGCTAGCGCAGTTGAATAAAAATACTC cgTCGAAGTCGAGTCCGGTAGACCCTCGGTTCTCGGACGTGGTGAAGCTGAGCGACTACCTGCAGCACGGCAGACGCCCGCAGTTCTGGGAGGAGAATTATGTTAGAAGG GTGATGGAGGCAGTAAGACTCAAAGAATTAGAAATGAAGCAAGCGGCAGAGATCTTAGGCGTCAGCTACGGCACGCTGTATGGGAGGTATCGCGACGTGTACGGCTGCATCAACAGGCCTTACCG AAATACCAGCGTTAACTCTATCCCCTCTCCCCCTAGGGCGGTACGAGAGTTCTGGCAAGCGAAGGGACCCTCAGAGGTCCTAGAACGACTGCAAAGGGGAGAGTTAACGCTCGACTCGGCGGCAACCGCTTTGGGAGTCAGTATCGCGAACTTAGCAGCCCATGTTGCTGACTTCGGAGTCCCGGAGAAAG ACTTCGAGCCGATCCCCATAGAAGTGGACCCGTCGCTGAAGATGCGCTCGCGCACGTATAGCGCCGGCGCCGCCAAGACTGCGAGAAAACAGGCTACCAGTTGTACTGTTAATACTGGGGACCAGAAG CCACCGAAGAAGCTAGTGGTGAGTTCTGTGACGGACGAGGAGCCGATCCCCGCCACCGTCATCGCCGCGCACGACGCCAAGCCCGCTACCGGCAACA CAGGAAAATGGCCATCAATAAGAGTAGCGAGCCTCGACTCTCTCAGAGGGAACGATCCCCCCTCCACCGCGCCTAACCCAGCTCCCACCCCCGCCCCCGCCTCGCCCTCCGCCCTCATGCGGACACGGCCCGACCTGACCATCGTCGCCGCCCGACGAGTCCCGGACAAAACCGACGATGACGTCACCACGTGA